Proteins from a single region of Apium graveolens cultivar Ventura chromosome 7, ASM990537v1, whole genome shotgun sequence:
- the LOC141671284 gene encoding putative disease resistance RPP13-like protein 3 isoform X1 — MVDAIVSLAIEKLGAFIAQEVNILLEVKDDLRWLKDELRYLQSSVRSAESRLEEEQIRNWVEDVRDVANDAIKILSDFSAHQEEYAAPKQGILDRVRACFCLIKEEATLYDIGKEIDSLKKRIELIKNRRNDYRIDNILATPNKQQKERTLLRITAINNQVEVVGFEDDFKTLMGELNSEDLSLKVISIHGMGGLGKTSLATKLYNSSELRNFDTRAKVCVSNEYNIKDVLKRIVTSFMGAEYEQKLSTMDEYHLLQHLPELLQSRGRYLVLIDDIWDIKVWDQIKIAFPNQKNGSRIIITTRNKKVAEMADDKCFVHQLRFLTEDESWELFCKRAKPTTQNMEKLGKEMVGKCRGLPLAIVVLSGLLLHYMSYDYWSKVKEHIWRHLKDGGSFQIEEILSLSYNDLSPQMKDCFLYLARYPEDHVIDPDELKRLWIAEEFISEAEEGEGVIMEDMAENCLNELINRNLLQVNKLRWSGQVESCRVHDLVRDLAIKKAKEHKLLVVLDSGKHHPELIYLLEGQPRHAIYNEIGEYLKLVEHRFDALRLRSLTLVRYFGAKLELKEMKLVCSKFKNLKILDMDRVHLERIPEEIGDLVHLKYLGLMGPEIYSVDPIEIPASIGKLKKLQTLHGRRTTDYTVPKEICELHELRHLHIRIRGSLNIGTHQTKLQTLDRIECKEWMKIDTVNLTNLHTLCIYEEGQIEEGYNYTLESVANLKTLQTLALWFEYIPTLKPLSSCNRLKSVSLLNTLKDPSELRHLPDSITDLSLIGSELREDPMPTLGSLLNLTALELGPYVYMGNKMVCSENGFPSLQILILEELKELEELEVGDGAFPSLKQFQTRKCPELKKIPVQLAECLRPWFYDAPCFMTPLGWMT, encoded by the coding sequence ATGGTTGATGCAATCGTATCTCTTGCAATTGAAAAGCTTGGTGCATTTATTGCACAAGAAGTTAACATTCTACTAGAAGTGAAAGATGATTTAAGGTGGCTCAAAGATGAATTGCGCTACCTCCAATCTTCCGTAAGATCTGCAGAATCAAGACTGGAAGAGGAGCAAATCCGCAACTGGGTGGAGGACGTTAGAGATGTCGCCAATGATGCGATAAAAATCCTGAGCGATTTCAGTGCTCACCAAGAAGAATATGCAGCTCCGAAACAAGGTATCTTGGATCGTGTTCGGGCCTGTTTTTGCTTGATCAAAGAAGAAGCTACACTTTATGATATCGGCAAGGAGATAGATTCACTAAAGAAAAGGATTGAATTGATCAAGAATAGGCGAAATGACTACCGTATTGACAACATCTTAGCCACTCCAAACAAGCAGCAGAAAGAGAGAACATTGTTGAGAATAACCGCCATTAATAACCAGGTGGAAGTGGTTGGTTTCGAGGATGATTTTAAGACTTTGATGGGGGAGCTTAACAGCGAGGACCTCTCCCTCAAAGTCATTTCAATTCACGGAATGGGGGGCTTGGGCAAGACTTCACTTGCCACAAAGTTGTACAACTCTAGCGAGTTGAGAAATTTTGATACTCGTGCTAAGGTTTGTGTGTCCAACGAATATAACATAAAAGATGTTTTGAAGAGAATAGTGACGTCTTTTATGGGAGCTGAGTACGAACAAAAGTTGTCAACCATGGACGAGTACCATTTGCTGCAGCACCTGCCAGAGTTACTTCAAAGTCGAGGCCGATATTTGGTTTTGATTGATGATATATGGGACATAAAGGTTTGGGACCAGATTAAGATTGCTTTTCCAAACCAGAAAAACGGTAGTAGAATCATCATAACCACCCGCAACAAAAAAGTTGCTGAGATGGCAGATGACAAATGTTTTGTCCATCAACTCCGTTTTCTAACGGAAGATGAGAGCTGGGAATTGTTCTGTAAGAGAGCAAAACCAACAACCCAAAATATGGAGAAATTAGGAAAGGAGATGGTTGGTAAATGTCGAGGTTTGCCACTTGCAATTGTGGTACTGAGCGGCCTGTTATTACACTATATGAGCTATGATTATTGGTCAAAGGTGAAGGAGCATATATGGAGACACTTGAAGGATGGTGGTTCTTTCCAGATTGAAGAAATACTGAGTTTGAGTTATAATGACTTGTCTCCCCAAATGAAAGACTGTTTTCTCTACCTTGCAAGGTACCCGGAAGACCATGTGATTGATCCAGACGAGTTGAAGCGTCTATGGATTGCAGAGGAATTCATATCAGAAGCCGAAGAAGGTGAAGGAGTAATCATGGAGGACATGGCTGAAAACTGTTTGAATGAGCTGATTAACCGTAATTTGCTTCAGGTTAATAAATTGCGATGGAGCGGACAAGTTGAGAGTTGCCGGGTCCATGATCTTGTCCGTGATCTTGCCATAAAAAAGGCAAAGGAGCACAAGTTGTTGGTCGTTTTGGACTCAGGTAAACACCATCCAGAACTCATTTATTTGTTGGAAGGACAACCTCGTCATGCCATTTACAATGAAATAGGTGAGTACTTGAAACTAGTTGAGCATAGATTTGATGCTTTACGTCTGCGTTCATTGACACTAGTAAGGTATTTTGGTGCTAAACTTgaattaaaagaaatgaagttggTGTGTTCGAAATTCAAAAATCTTAAAATCCTAGATATGGATAGGGTACACTTAGAGAGGATACCAGAAGAAATAGGAGATTTAGTTCACTTAAAATACTTGGGCTTAATGGGTCCTGAGATATATTCTGTTGATCCTATAGAAATTCCAGCAAGTATAGGCAAGCTTAAAAAGCTACAAACCTTGCACGGTCGGAGGACTACAGACTACACAGTTCCGAAAGAGATCTGTGAGCTGCATGAGTTGAGGCATCTACACATTCGAATTAGAGGGAGTCTGAATATAGGTACCCACCAAACAAAGTTGCAGACTCTTGATCGTATAGAGTGTAAAGAATGGATGAAGATTGATACTGTTAATCTCACCAACCTCCATACACTCTGTATATATGAAGAAGGACAAATAGAAGAAGGATACAATTACACGCTGGAGTCCGTAGCCAATTTAAAAACTCTCCAAACATTAGCCCTATGGTTTGAATATATTCCAACACTCAAACCACTCTCATCTTGCAATCGTCTCAAGAGCGTGTCCTTATTGAACACTCTAAAGGATCCATCGGAACTACGTCATCTGCCCGATTCAATAACGGATTTAAGTCTAATCGGCAGTGAGTTGAGAGAAGATCCAATGCCCACTCTGGGAAGTTTGTTGAATCTCACCGCTCTTGAGTTGGGTCCTTATGTGTACATGGGAAACAAAATGGTATGCAGTGAGAATGGGTTTCCAAGTCTTCAAATTTTAATATTGGAAGAATTGAAAGAATTAGAAGAATTGGAAGTTGGGGACGGAGCTTTCCCTTCTCTCAAACAATTTCAAACACGGAAGTGTCCAGAACTGAAGAAGATTCCTGTACAACTAGCAGAATGCCTACGCCCATGGTTCTATGACGCCCCTTGTTTTATGACGCCCCTGGGTTGGATGACTTAA
- the LOC141671284 gene encoding disease resistance protein RPP13-like isoform X2, which translates to MVDAIVSLAIEKLGAFIAQEVNILLEVKDDLRWLKDELRYLQSSVRSAESRLEEEQIRNWVEDVRDVANDAIKILSDFSAHQEEYAAPKQGILDRVRACFCLIKEEATLYDIGKEIDSLKKRIELIKNRRNDYRIDNILATPNKQQKERTLLRITAINNQVEVVGFEDDFKTLMGELNSEDLSLKVISIHGMGGLGKTSLATKLYNSSELRNFDTRAKVCVSNEYNIKDVLKRIVTSFMGAEYEQKLSTMDEYHLLQHLPELLQSRGRYLVLIDDIWDIKVWDQIKIAFPNQKNGSRIIITTRNKKVAEMADDKCFVHQLRFLTEDESWELFCKRAKPTTQNMEKLGKEMVGKCRGLPLAIVVLSGLLLHYMSYDYWSKVKEHIWRHLKDGGSFQIEEILSLSYNDLSPQMKDCFLYLARYPEDHVIDPDELKRLWIAEEFISEAEEGEGVIMEDMAENCLNELINRNLLQVNKLRWSGQVESCRVHDLVRDLAIKKAKEHKLLVVLDSGKHHPELIYLLEGQPRHAIYNEIGEYFGAKLELKEMKLVCSKFKNLKILDMDRVHLERIPEEIGDLVHLKYLGLMGPEIYSVDPIEIPASIGKLKKLQTLHGRRTTDYTVPKEICELHELRHLHIRIRGSLNIGTHQTKLQTLDRIECKEWMKIDTVNLTNLHTLCIYEEGQIEEGYNYTLESVANLKTLQTLALWFEYIPTLKPLSSCNRLKSVSLLNTLKDPSELRHLPDSITDLSLIGSELREDPMPTLGSLLNLTALELGPYVYMGNKMVCSENGFPSLQILILEELKELEELEVGDGAFPSLKQFQTRKCPELKKIPVQLAECLRPWFYDAPCFMTPLGWMT; encoded by the exons ATGGTTGATGCAATCGTATCTCTTGCAATTGAAAAGCTTGGTGCATTTATTGCACAAGAAGTTAACATTCTACTAGAAGTGAAAGATGATTTAAGGTGGCTCAAAGATGAATTGCGCTACCTCCAATCTTCCGTAAGATCTGCAGAATCAAGACTGGAAGAGGAGCAAATCCGCAACTGGGTGGAGGACGTTAGAGATGTCGCCAATGATGCGATAAAAATCCTGAGCGATTTCAGTGCTCACCAAGAAGAATATGCAGCTCCGAAACAAGGTATCTTGGATCGTGTTCGGGCCTGTTTTTGCTTGATCAAAGAAGAAGCTACACTTTATGATATCGGCAAGGAGATAGATTCACTAAAGAAAAGGATTGAATTGATCAAGAATAGGCGAAATGACTACCGTATTGACAACATCTTAGCCACTCCAAACAAGCAGCAGAAAGAGAGAACATTGTTGAGAATAACCGCCATTAATAACCAGGTGGAAGTGGTTGGTTTCGAGGATGATTTTAAGACTTTGATGGGGGAGCTTAACAGCGAGGACCTCTCCCTCAAAGTCATTTCAATTCACGGAATGGGGGGCTTGGGCAAGACTTCACTTGCCACAAAGTTGTACAACTCTAGCGAGTTGAGAAATTTTGATACTCGTGCTAAGGTTTGTGTGTCCAACGAATATAACATAAAAGATGTTTTGAAGAGAATAGTGACGTCTTTTATGGGAGCTGAGTACGAACAAAAGTTGTCAACCATGGACGAGTACCATTTGCTGCAGCACCTGCCAGAGTTACTTCAAAGTCGAGGCCGATATTTGGTTTTGATTGATGATATATGGGACATAAAGGTTTGGGACCAGATTAAGATTGCTTTTCCAAACCAGAAAAACGGTAGTAGAATCATCATAACCACCCGCAACAAAAAAGTTGCTGAGATGGCAGATGACAAATGTTTTGTCCATCAACTCCGTTTTCTAACGGAAGATGAGAGCTGGGAATTGTTCTGTAAGAGAGCAAAACCAACAACCCAAAATATGGAGAAATTAGGAAAGGAGATGGTTGGTAAATGTCGAGGTTTGCCACTTGCAATTGTGGTACTGAGCGGCCTGTTATTACACTATATGAGCTATGATTATTGGTCAAAGGTGAAGGAGCATATATGGAGACACTTGAAGGATGGTGGTTCTTTCCAGATTGAAGAAATACTGAGTTTGAGTTATAATGACTTGTCTCCCCAAATGAAAGACTGTTTTCTCTACCTTGCAAGGTACCCGGAAGACCATGTGATTGATCCAGACGAGTTGAAGCGTCTATGGATTGCAGAGGAATTCATATCAGAAGCCGAAGAAGGTGAAGGAGTAATCATGGAGGACATGGCTGAAAACTGTTTGAATGAGCTGATTAACCGTAATTTGCTTCAGGTTAATAAATTGCGATGGAGCGGACAAGTTGAGAGTTGCCGGGTCCATGATCTTGTCCGTGATCTTGCCATAAAAAAGGCAAAGGAGCACAAGTTGTTGGTCGTTTTGGACTCAGGTAAACACCATCCAGAACTCATTTATTTGTTGGAAGGACAACCTCGTCATGCCATTTACAATGAAATAGGTGA GTATTTTGGTGCTAAACTTgaattaaaagaaatgaagttggTGTGTTCGAAATTCAAAAATCTTAAAATCCTAGATATGGATAGGGTACACTTAGAGAGGATACCAGAAGAAATAGGAGATTTAGTTCACTTAAAATACTTGGGCTTAATGGGTCCTGAGATATATTCTGTTGATCCTATAGAAATTCCAGCAAGTATAGGCAAGCTTAAAAAGCTACAAACCTTGCACGGTCGGAGGACTACAGACTACACAGTTCCGAAAGAGATCTGTGAGCTGCATGAGTTGAGGCATCTACACATTCGAATTAGAGGGAGTCTGAATATAGGTACCCACCAAACAAAGTTGCAGACTCTTGATCGTATAGAGTGTAAAGAATGGATGAAGATTGATACTGTTAATCTCACCAACCTCCATACACTCTGTATATATGAAGAAGGACAAATAGAAGAAGGATACAATTACACGCTGGAGTCCGTAGCCAATTTAAAAACTCTCCAAACATTAGCCCTATGGTTTGAATATATTCCAACACTCAAACCACTCTCATCTTGCAATCGTCTCAAGAGCGTGTCCTTATTGAACACTCTAAAGGATCCATCGGAACTACGTCATCTGCCCGATTCAATAACGGATTTAAGTCTAATCGGCAGTGAGTTGAGAGAAGATCCAATGCCCACTCTGGGAAGTTTGTTGAATCTCACCGCTCTTGAGTTGGGTCCTTATGTGTACATGGGAAACAAAATGGTATGCAGTGAGAATGGGTTTCCAAGTCTTCAAATTTTAATATTGGAAGAATTGAAAGAATTAGAAGAATTGGAAGTTGGGGACGGAGCTTTCCCTTCTCTCAAACAATTTCAAACACGGAAGTGTCCAGAACTGAAGAAGATTCCTGTACAACTAGCAGAATGCCTACGCCCATGGTTCTATGACGCCCCTTGTTTTATGACGCCCCTGGGTTGGATGACTTAA